The following DNA comes from Rosa rugosa chromosome 5, drRosRugo1.1, whole genome shotgun sequence.
gagagagatcgcAGGCATATGTGGAGTTAATAAATTTgattaagggtaaaattgtctttctatgttaaattgggtaaggaggaataaaaatctgttactggggtaagtgagataacttttactcattttggggctttgggtcaaggaccctttaatTATTTTCCTCCCTACAGAGTCTTCCACATTGCAACTAACCATGGTTGATAAAGCATTTAACACCGTCGCACAAATTAAAAGGATGAGGTTTTCCAGCAACTCCCACGCGAAAAAAACAACCGATCAACCAAACTGGTCTGAGCTCCCAGCCGATCTCCTAGAGCTTATCTTGAAAAGCCTTACCGCTGTCGACATTATTCGCTTTAAAGCTGTTTGTACTTCATGGATGTACGCCACAAAATACTATCCGCTGCCTCAACCTCCGTGGCTCATGCTACCTAGTAATCAACAAAACGATGTCAACTCTCGCCGCTTCTTTGATGTTGCAGACAAAGCTCGTACAATTTACACAATGACGAACCTTTTTCGAGGCTTCTCCGATTCGTGGTGTATAGGTTCATCACATGGATGGCTGGTGATTGTGGACAAAAAAACAGCTGTGCATCTTTTCAATCCACTTTCAGGAGGAAGAAGCATTGAACTTCCGGAGATCGGAACCATTGCTGGAATTCCTAGGTCTTTCAACATTGACGTTCATATCTTGCACAGATTATGCAGAATTCATACTTGTAAGGCTGTTCTTTCTTCCAACCCATCTCGCAACAAAAACTTTATGGCTGCCATAATCTACAATAAACGAAACTCAACACTTGCGTACTATAAAAAGGGCTACAGGACGTGGATCGAGTTATATAATGATCATAGAGAGTCCTATAGTGATGTTATATTCCACAATGATGACCAACTCTTTGCCCTTGTCCGGGACGGATCGTCCATTGATCTGTGGAACTTGAAAGAAAATCCTGTTGTCATAACAACCATTAGGCTTCAACCCTGTGCGATATCAATGGTGAGAGGAGAACGTCGATACTTTAGCAGCTTTCTAAAATATGCTAGTTATTTGGTCGAGTCTTTGGATGAGATTTTATTAGTAGTGCGGATTGTGGTGATACATGGTCTCTATAAAACCCATAGCTTCAGGGTATTCAAGGTGAACGTGAAGAACTCGCAATTGGAGAAGGTGGAATGTTTGCATGATCGGGTTTTATTTTTGGGCGGAAATCAATCACTGTCATTATCCACTCGGGATTTTCCGGCACTTCAAGATAGTTCTGTTTACTTCACGGATGATCGCTGGTCTATGATGAATTTTAATTACTACTATCTTGGTGAGGGTGAGAAGGATTCTCATAATAATTATGGTGGCCATGATGTTGGAGTATACAGTTTAGAAGATGGAGTTGTGAAGCTATTTGATCAAATTGATAATCGGCAGATCATTTATCCTCCACCCTTTTGGATTCTTCCTTGACCCTAATCAATATCAGTGAGCTTATATCGATATGTACGTATATCAATATCAGTTTAGTGGAAGCTAGACTTATTCTGTTAAACAAAAAAGTCTAAAagatttatttttaaattctaTATATAGAGCATTTTGTGGCTGAATTGCTTGTTCATTGCTGTAGATCGGCGCAACTGGACAGGAATTTTGAGTCCCTAGCTACTTGTTTCTGCAAAATCTTATACTTCAAATTCTCAAACTCTGTGACTGATAGTCGTCAAGAAAACGATCTTAAAACTCGCTGCTTCTTTTATCTCAAAGGCTCAAGCTCTGTGGCAAGTTTAAGAATATTTTGACTTTACTCGATCGGTACGTGTTCGTTTAATCTTTACCTAGTTTAGTAGATAATTGTGGCATGATCGGCACTCTTAAAAAGACCATCCTGTTTACTTCA
Coding sequences within:
- the LOC133711152 gene encoding F-box protein At2g05970-like yields the protein MVDKAFNTVAQIKRMRFSSNSHAKKTTDQPNWSELPADLLELILKSLTAVDIIRFKAVCTSWMYATKYYPLPQPPWLMLPSNQQNDVNSRRFFDVADKARTIYTMTNLFRGFSDSWCIGSSHGWLVIVDKKTAVHLFNPLSGGRSIELPEIGTIAGIPRSFNIDVHILHRLCRIHTCKAVLSSNPSRNKNFMAAIIYNKRNSTLAYYKKGYRTWIELYNDHRESYSDVIFHNDDQLFALVRDGSSIDLWNLKENPVVITTIRLQPCAISMVRGERRYFSSFLKYASYLVESLDEILLVVRIVVIHGLYKTHSFRVFKVNVKNSQLEKVECLHDRVLFLGGNQSLSLSTRDFPALQDSSVYFTDDRWSMMNFNYYYLGEGEKDSHNNYGGHDVGVYSLEDGVVKLFDQIDNRQIIYPPPFWILP